A genomic region of Miscanthus floridulus cultivar M001 chromosome 3, ASM1932011v1, whole genome shotgun sequence contains the following coding sequences:
- the LOC136542712 gene encoding uncharacterized protein isoform X1 — protein MWYCVCLFQCTARKCFITLHTLAASSTSSCSSPQAATIWWTLVTHLSQGTWVLSEIQDGQDKGCFDCSWYNIFAYKNSFSQKLWSKKEILDRYLDVDLKGNKDGLKKLRLRIEDPPRRKHMVYLDAPECWITTQEYQEEGVACLRKCGQSNSPILLATYHPIPA, from the exons ATGTGGTATTGTGTTTGTTTATTTCAGTGCACCGCTCGCAAGTGCTTCATAACGCTACACACACTAGCAGCGTCCTCCACTTCATCGTGCTCTTCACCTCAA GCCGCTACTATCTGGTGGACGTTGGTTACGCACTTGAGTCAGGGTACATGGGTCCTTTCAGAAatacaag ATGGTCAAGATAAAGGATGCTTTGATTGCTCTTGGTACAACATCTTTGCATACAAGAATTCATTCAGTCAGAAACTATGGAGCAAG AAGGAAATTCTTGATCGCTATCTTGATGTAGATTTGAAGGGAAACAAAGATGGCCTGAAG AAATTACGACTGCGGATAGAGGATCCTCCTCGGAGAAAGCACATGGTGTACCTG GATGCACCTGAGTGCTGGATAACCACGCAGGAGTACCAGGAAGAAGGTGTAGCTTGCCTAAGGAAGTGTGGACAGTCAAATAGTCCCATACTTCTTGCCACATATCATCCAATCCCAGCATAG
- the LOC136542712 gene encoding uncharacterized protein isoform X3 produces MWYCVCLFQCTARKCFITLHTLAASSTSSCSSPQAATIWWTLVTHLSQGTWVLSEIQDGQDKGCFDCSWYNIFAYKNSFSQKLWSKKLRLRIEDPPRRKHMVYLDAPECWITTQEYQEEGVACLRKCGQSNSPILLATYHPIPA; encoded by the exons ATGTGGTATTGTGTTTGTTTATTTCAGTGCACCGCTCGCAAGTGCTTCATAACGCTACACACACTAGCAGCGTCCTCCACTTCATCGTGCTCTTCACCTCAA GCCGCTACTATCTGGTGGACGTTGGTTACGCACTTGAGTCAGGGTACATGGGTCCTTTCAGAAatacaag ATGGTCAAGATAAAGGATGCTTTGATTGCTCTTGGTACAACATCTTTGCATACAAGAATTCATTCAGTCAGAAACTATGGAGCAAG AAATTACGACTGCGGATAGAGGATCCTCCTCGGAGAAAGCACATGGTGTACCTG GATGCACCTGAGTGCTGGATAACCACGCAGGAGTACCAGGAAGAAGGTGTAGCTTGCCTAAGGAAGTGTGGACAGTCAAATAGTCCCATACTTCTTGCCACATATCATCCAATCCCAGCATAG
- the LOC136542712 gene encoding uncharacterized protein isoform X2, with amino-acid sequence MWYCVCLFQCTARKCFITLHTLAASSTSSCSSPQAATIWWTLVTHLSQGTWVLSEIQDGQDKGCFDCSWYNIFAYKNSFSQKLWSKEILDRYLDVDLKGNKDGLKKLRLRIEDPPRRKHMVYLDAPECWITTQEYQEEGVACLRKCGQSNSPILLATYHPIPA; translated from the exons ATGTGGTATTGTGTTTGTTTATTTCAGTGCACCGCTCGCAAGTGCTTCATAACGCTACACACACTAGCAGCGTCCTCCACTTCATCGTGCTCTTCACCTCAA GCCGCTACTATCTGGTGGACGTTGGTTACGCACTTGAGTCAGGGTACATGGGTCCTTTCAGAAatacaag ATGGTCAAGATAAAGGATGCTTTGATTGCTCTTGGTACAACATCTTTGCATACAAGAATTCATTCAGTCAGAAACTATGGAGCAAG GAAATTCTTGATCGCTATCTTGATGTAGATTTGAAGGGAAACAAAGATGGCCTGAAG AAATTACGACTGCGGATAGAGGATCCTCCTCGGAGAAAGCACATGGTGTACCTG GATGCACCTGAGTGCTGGATAACCACGCAGGAGTACCAGGAAGAAGGTGTAGCTTGCCTAAGGAAGTGTGGACAGTCAAATAGTCCCATACTTCTTGCCACATATCATCCAATCCCAGCATAG
- the LOC136542712 gene encoding uncharacterized protein isoform X5 — MWYCVCLFQCTARKCFITLHTLAASSTSSCSSPQAATIWWTLVTHLSQGTWVLSEIQDGQDKGCFDCSWYNIFAYKNSFSQKLWSKEILDRYLDVDLKGNKDGLKKLRLRIEDPPRRKHMVYLVGCT, encoded by the exons ATGTGGTATTGTGTTTGTTTATTTCAGTGCACCGCTCGCAAGTGCTTCATAACGCTACACACACTAGCAGCGTCCTCCACTTCATCGTGCTCTTCACCTCAA GCCGCTACTATCTGGTGGACGTTGGTTACGCACTTGAGTCAGGGTACATGGGTCCTTTCAGAAatacaag ATGGTCAAGATAAAGGATGCTTTGATTGCTCTTGGTACAACATCTTTGCATACAAGAATTCATTCAGTCAGAAACTATGGAGCAAG GAAATTCTTGATCGCTATCTTGATGTAGATTTGAAGGGAAACAAAGATGGCCTGAAG AAATTACGACTGCGGATAGAGGATCCTCCTCGGAGAAAGCACATGGTGTACCTGGTAG GATGCACCTGA
- the LOC136542712 gene encoding uncharacterized protein isoform X4 — protein sequence MWYCVCLFQCTARKCFITLHTLAASSTSSCSSPQAATIWWTLVTHLSQGTWVLSEIQDGQDKGCFDCSWYNIFAYKNSFSQKLWSKKEILDRYLDVDLKGNKDGLKKLRLRIEDPPRRKHMVYLVGCT from the exons ATGTGGTATTGTGTTTGTTTATTTCAGTGCACCGCTCGCAAGTGCTTCATAACGCTACACACACTAGCAGCGTCCTCCACTTCATCGTGCTCTTCACCTCAA GCCGCTACTATCTGGTGGACGTTGGTTACGCACTTGAGTCAGGGTACATGGGTCCTTTCAGAAatacaag ATGGTCAAGATAAAGGATGCTTTGATTGCTCTTGGTACAACATCTTTGCATACAAGAATTCATTCAGTCAGAAACTATGGAGCAAG AAGGAAATTCTTGATCGCTATCTTGATGTAGATTTGAAGGGAAACAAAGATGGCCTGAAG AAATTACGACTGCGGATAGAGGATCCTCCTCGGAGAAAGCACATGGTGTACCTGGTAG GATGCACCTGA
- the LOC136547374 gene encoding uncharacterized protein, which translates to MAHEAGHTHQVGEDMISKLNDDVLLSILENVDLTTSVRASVLSTRWRHLPWLLGQLNIDMMDFFHEPYADPTVDDHIDKAMSSLTEAVRSMLSPSCRKTIITRLCISLIVANSYSSEIGHLVNEVVENGMVKDIELTSGIERNLGAVSDDEMVKHANGVNSFFGNYPNISCCLTRLLLFNATFAESDLHNLIANVCTELRYLYLGRCDTGFQSTFKIDAPNSKLNILELFHCYFSQIELHCLPMLEKVICGFWLTKCVPLTWGHIPCLKEVEVFSTMPPHQEQFKLSEFLCGAACINTLSLDFLGQKIWLLPEKHQLSSAFSNLRNLCIYDIFVGFGLLWTIALLEVAPSLEILEVEVYDHRCEEDEKVTKLCAKRSNAPWEVSEFAYPKHLPLKELEIIGFNASEEHLVFIGAVMERASNLQSVVLKDKRCKECEATSTASVKHKFPENEDEQELVVNKLRDRFSSSAQIIFSDCKVVSECVFA; encoded by the exons ATggcacacgaggccggacatacCCAT CAAGTTGGGGAAGACATGATAAGCAAGTTAAATGACGATGTTTTGCTCTCAATCTTAGAAAATGTCGACTTAACAACATCAGTGAGGGCAAGTGTCCTATCCACACGATGGAGACACCTTCCGTGGTTGCTCGGACAACTAAACATAGATATGATGGACTTCTTTCATGAACCATATGCCGATCCCACAGTGGATGATCACATTGATAAAGCAATGTCATCTCTGACAGAAGCAGTTAGAAGCATGTTGTCTCCGTCCTGCCGGAAGACAATCATCACCAGACTTTGTATTTCACTAATTGTTGCCAACAGTTATTCGAGTGAAATCGGTCATCTTGTTAATGAAGTGGTTGAAAATGGGATGGTAAAAGATATAGAGCTCACAAGTGGGATTGAGAGGAACCTGGGCGCTGTCAGTGATGATGAAATGGTAAAACATGCTAATGGTGTGAATAGTTTCTTTGGTAACTATCCAAATATATCTTGTTGCCTCACAAGGCTCCTCCTTTTTAATGCGACCTTTGCGGAATCAGATCTACATAATCTTATTGCAAATGTATGCACGGAACTTCGTTATCTTTATCTCGGCCGGTGTGATACTGGCTTCCAATCAACATTCAAGATAGACGCACCAAACTCAAAACTCAACATTCTAGAACTTTTCCACTGTTATTTTTCACAAATTGAGTTGCATTGCCTTCCAATGCTAGAGAAAGTCATATGTGGATTTTGGCTAACTAAATGTGTGCCCTTGACTTGGGGACACATCCCATGCCTCAAGGAAGTGGAAGTCTTTTCAACCATGCCACCTCATCAGGAACAATTCAAGTTAAGTGAGTTTCTATGTGGTGCGGCATGTATAAATACTTTATCATTGGATTTCCTCGGGCAAAAG ATTTGGCTACTACCTGAAAAACACCAACTTTCCTCAGCATTTAGCAATTTGAGGAACTTGTGTATATATGATATCTTTGTTGGATTTGGCCTTTTGTGGACAATAGCTCTTCTTGAAGTTGCGCCGTCCCTCGAGATACTTGAAGTTGAG GTGTATGACCATCGATGTGAGGAGGACGAGAAAGTAACTAAGTTGTGTGCTAAAAGAAGTAATGCGCCATGGGAAGTGTCAGAGTTTGCATACCCGAAGCATTTGCCACTGAAAGAGCTCGAAATCATAGGTTTCAATGCATCAGAAGAACATCTAGTGTTTATAGGAGCAGTGATGGAGCGGGCTTCTAACTTACAGTCGGTTGTTTTGAAAGACAAGCGCTGTAAGGAATGCGAAGCAACCAGTACAGCGTCAGTAAAACATAAATTTCCAGAaaatgaagatgaacaagagctGGTAGTGAATAAGCTCAGAGACCGGTTCTCCTCTAGTGCTCAGATAATTTTCAGTGACTGCAAGGTTGTCAGCGAATGTGTGTTTGCCTGA
- the LOC136547375 gene encoding uncharacterized protein, translated as MGAAENPAPPLQEAAPVRRAAPAPAPEAVEKVVVVDQAPPPEAAARLQTQRPLAPLQVTTQAPPPPMSVASGSVEPPPQVAAYQPIMQPPQQGPLPSLNSRKYTNGITLCLFLLHLAAAAFAMGFFVFKTVQEISQHPRSHNARRERSLLGNWLLPVEGAVALSIILAFAWQKAVRAWPRAMVRVILWSSFAVTLAVGALLMCFSMLATVGLGVAMVVFSIGTGLYACWVTRRVGFTARVFERAVKPVDKFRGLNGPAYLMVAAGFAWISVWCVAVIGAVNFRFPGLTIFGLVVSLAWTAEVMRNVANLTASRVIALYYLRGMQSSVQFSFQRALSYNLGSACLGSLFVPTIEALRILARGLNLLEGEDEFMFSCAHCCLHVMNAIFSFGNSWAFVHIAAYGRGFVQASRSTWGQFEALPGMAALVDSDITSSVCFLTGVTSGALCVALAGSWAFATHRHYTPTVSLLAFYVGYLMTRIGMALPQACVGCYYVCYAENPTSRLFDGTIPDRLSKMQEGRDPLVPTPRFPHQHVGGA; from the exons ATGGGCGCCGCCGAGAACCCC GCGCCGCCGCTGCAGGAGGCTGCGCCAGTCAGGAGAGCGgcgccggctccggctccggagGCGGTGGAGAAGGTGGTCGTCGTGGACCAGGCGCCGCCCCCGGAAGCGGCGGCGAGGCTGCAGACGCAGCGGCCGCTGGCGCCGCTGCAGGTCACCacgcaggcgccgccgccgcccatgtcGGTGGCGTCCGGCTCCGTCGAGCCGCCGCCGCAGGTGGCGGCGTACCAGCCTATCATGCAGCCTCCGCAGCAG GGGCCGCTTCCGTCGCTCAACTCACGCAAGTACACCAATGGCATCACGCTGTGCCTCTTCTTGCTCCACCTCGCCGCCGCGGCATTCGCCATGGGGTTCTTCGTGTTCAAGACCGTCCAGGAGATCAGCCAGCACCCACGGTCACACAATGCGCGGCGCGAGCGCAGCCTTCTGGGCAACTGGCTGCTGCCCGTGGAGGGCGCGGTCGCGCTCAGCATCATCCTGGCCTTCGCGTGGCAGAAGGCCGTGCGCGCGTGGCCACGCGCCATGGTGCGCGTCATCCTCTGGTCCAGCTTCGCCGTGACCCTAGCTGTGGGTGCGCTGCTCATGTGCTTCTCCATGCTGGCCACCGTCGGGCTGGGCGTCGCGATGGTGGTGTTCTCCATTGGGACCGGGCTGTACGCGTGCTGGGTGACGCGGCGCGTGGGCTTCACGGCGCGGGTGTTCGAGCGCGCGGTGAAGCCAGTGGACAAGTTCCGTGGGCTGAACGGGCCCGCGTACCTGATGGTGGCGGCGGGTTTCGCATGGATCTCCGTGTGGTGCGTGGCTGTGATCGGCGCGGTGAACTTCCGCTTCCCCGGGCTCACCATCTTTGGGCTGGTGGTGAGCCTGGCGTGGACCGCGGAGGTGATGCGGAACGTGGCGAACCTGACGGCGAGCCGGGTGATCGCGCTCTACTACCTGCGCGGCATGCAGTCGAGCGTGCAGTTCAGCTTCCAGCGCGCTCTGTCGTACAACCTCGGCAGCGCCTGCCTGGGGTCGCTGTTCGTGCCCACCATCGAGGCGCTCCGCATCCTGGCGCGCGGGCTCAACCTCCTGGAGGGCGAGGACGAGTTCATGTTCTCCTGCGCGCACTGCTGCCTCCACGTCATGAACGCCATCTTCAGCTTCGGCAACAGCTGGGCCTTCGTCCAC ATCGCGGCGTACGGGCGCGGGTTCGTGCAGGCGTCCCGGAGCACGTGGGGCCAGTTCGAGGCGCTTCCCGGGATGGCTGCGCTGGTggactcggacatcaccagctccGTGTGCTTCCTGACGGGCGTGACGAGCGGCGCGCTGTGCGTGGCGCTGGCGGGGTCGTGGGCGTTCGCGACGCACCGGCACTACACGCCCACCGTGTCGCTGCTGGCCTTCTACGTCGGGTACCTGATGACCCGCATCGGCATGGCGCTGCCGCAGGCGTGCGTCGGCTGCTACTACGTCTGCTACGCCGAGAACCCCACGTCGCGGCTCTTCGACGGCACCATACCGGACCGGCTGAGCAAGATGCAGGAGGGCCGCGACCCGCTCGTGCCCACGCCGCGGTTCCCGCACCAGCACGTCGGCGGCGCGTGA